In one window of Paraflavitalea soli DNA:
- a CDS encoding RagB/SusD family nutrient uptake outer membrane protein — translation MKRLNNINKIATITFGAVLALSSCKPDLISLNGPSTGSFPANAKEAEMGLFGAYQIISKLDAASTPMWHVMDNITDIGFARPGTNYTSPITSAITTDNALTNKPWQVHYQTIARCHTVLDNLEKLKSTMTDAAYKQLDAELRFIRAYCYSQLIELYGAVPLLKHSVDLANASVPRTPKAEIEQFLLDELTATADNLPLSQAQFGNVRASRIAAYMLKARVALYAKKYTDAAAAANTAITLAKTQHDLTPFNSTVNSVGKDHTATEPDLSNIFGHAGFKTSKEWIWVAEYNMNVPGNTHNQQYYSASRLGKGVCYWGPTQDLINTFQAKDGLPITESPLYDASKPFENRDPRLDMYCARPHMRYVGYQFEPATSFSTVKNYWPVINSTTTTAPSVANADATNAFRSFSGYGWRKVIDLADFNSTSVSGVSDLDVGIFRFAELLLIYAEAKIEANELDNTVYDAINRIRRRALMPDLPAGLTQAQLRKALRYERKVELANDGLRWYDLRRWDIAKTVMNGYIYLNRDAKAWTKEVLTGFDDSYTPIYNRTEAIKYFTTQEVVYKVNKDEYWPIPKSEMDANKQLKQNDGY, via the coding sequence ATGAAACGACTTAATAATATAAATAAGATTGCCACTATAACATTCGGGGCAGTCCTTGCTTTAAGTTCATGCAAACCGGACCTTATCTCCCTCAACGGTCCGTCCACAGGCTCATTCCCGGCTAATGCCAAAGAAGCCGAAATGGGATTGTTTGGCGCTTATCAGATCATAAGCAAACTGGATGCGGCCAGTACTCCTATGTGGCATGTAATGGATAATATTACTGACATCGGTTTTGCCAGGCCAGGTACTAACTATACCTCCCCGATCACCAGCGCTATTACAACAGATAATGCACTGACCAATAAACCCTGGCAGGTACACTACCAAACCATCGCCCGCTGTCACACCGTGCTGGATAACCTGGAGAAGCTGAAAAGCACCATGACAGACGCAGCCTATAAACAACTGGATGCTGAATTGCGTTTTATCCGTGCTTACTGTTATTCACAACTCATCGAGTTATACGGGGCAGTACCTTTATTGAAGCATTCCGTTGACCTGGCCAATGCCAGTGTGCCAAGAACACCCAAGGCAGAGATCGAGCAATTCCTCCTGGACGAATTAACAGCCACGGCTGATAATCTTCCACTTTCACAAGCACAATTTGGAAATGTAAGAGCTTCCCGCATAGCAGCCTACATGCTTAAAGCAAGGGTGGCCTTGTATGCAAAAAAATATACCGACGCTGCAGCAGCTGCCAACACGGCCATTACATTGGCTAAAACGCAACACGATCTGACACCTTTCAACAGCACGGTCAATTCTGTTGGGAAAGATCATACCGCTACCGAACCAGACCTCTCCAACATATTTGGTCATGCCGGATTTAAAACCAGTAAAGAATGGATCTGGGTGGCCGAGTACAATATGAATGTTCCCGGAAACACCCATAATCAGCAATACTATTCAGCATCACGTTTGGGTAAAGGGGTTTGTTATTGGGGTCCAACGCAAGACCTGATCAACACCTTCCAGGCTAAGGACGGATTGCCCATTACTGAATCTCCCCTGTACGACGCTTCCAAACCATTTGAGAACCGCGATCCAAGATTGGATATGTATTGTGCACGTCCTCACATGCGTTATGTAGGATACCAGTTTGAACCAGCCACCAGCTTTTCAACCGTAAAGAATTATTGGCCCGTGATCAATAGTACCACTACTACTGCCCCCTCCGTAGCCAATGCCGATGCCACCAATGCCTTCAGGTCTTTCAGTGGTTACGGCTGGCGCAAGGTGATCGATCTGGCTGATTTTAACTCTACTTCTGTAAGCGGCGTATCCGATCTCGATGTAGGTATCTTCCGTTTTGCCGAGCTATTACTGATCTATGCAGAGGCGAAGATCGAAGCCAATGAATTGGACAACACCGTGTATGACGCTATTAATCGCATCCGCCGCCGTGCACTGATGCCTGACCTGCCTGCCGGATTAACACAAGCACAATTACGGAAGGCTTTGCGCTACGAACGTAAAGTAGAACTGGCCAACGATGGCCTGCGTTGGTACGATCTTCGTCGTTGGGACATTGCCAAAACAGTCATGAATGGTTATATATACCTCAACCGGGATGCCAAAGCCTGGACTAAGGAAGTACTGACCGGATTTGATGACAGCTATACCCCGATCTATAATCGTACAGAAGCAATTAAATATTTCACTACCCAGGAAGTTGTTTACAAAGTGAATAAGGATGAATACTGGCCCATCCCTAAATCAGAAATGGATGCCAACAAACAACTGAAGCAGAATGATGGATATTAG
- a CDS encoding metallophosphoesterase family protein: MKKRILGCIGLFLLATSISFSQEKYQKPALEQKGSWTLVMVPDLQNYVKWGRNQPLVDLMMAWIVDNIDTLNIKMVMGMGDLVENDGKITNDYDGDQTSKSQWDYVSKAFSKLDGKVPYIAATGNHDYSIDRQGNRTSQYSQFFTTERNHLNQKFLVQNTRNIQGQPTLENSAYEIKGLNGKDYLFMTVEDGPRDTVLAWAKNVAALPQYKNHRVILSTHEFLNAKDARTTGAIDWIYWEPYNIDNMIQKSPRIKLPDANNGQQIWEKTVQPSSNIEMVLCGHISGEGYRKDRNAAGKTVHQILFDAQSMGGGHRDGNGGDGWLRILEFSPDGKTVKVKTFSPLFGVSPTTRQFAWKKDARNEYTLKFD; encoded by the coding sequence ATGAAAAAGAGAATTCTTGGTTGCATAGGCCTGTTTTTGTTGGCAACTTCTATTTCATTTTCTCAGGAGAAATACCAGAAACCTGCGCTGGAACAGAAAGGTTCCTGGACATTGGTGATGGTGCCCGATCTGCAGAATTATGTGAAATGGGGAAGGAATCAGCCATTGGTAGACCTGATGATGGCCTGGATAGTAGATAATATTGATACCCTCAATATTAAGATGGTAATGGGCATGGGAGATCTTGTAGAAAATGATGGAAAGATCACCAACGATTACGATGGCGATCAAACCTCCAAAAGCCAGTGGGATTATGTTTCAAAAGCCTTCAGTAAGCTGGACGGGAAAGTGCCCTATATCGCTGCAACCGGTAATCACGATTACAGCATCGACAGACAGGGCAACCGCACATCCCAATACAGCCAGTTCTTTACCACCGAAAGAAATCATTTGAACCAGAAGTTCCTTGTACAGAATACCAGGAATATTCAGGGACAACCCACGCTGGAAAACTCAGCTTATGAGATAAAGGGTTTGAACGGAAAGGACTACCTCTTTATGACCGTAGAGGACGGGCCAAGAGACACCGTGCTGGCATGGGCAAAGAACGTAGCGGCTCTCCCGCAATACAAGAACCACCGCGTGATCTTGTCCACCCATGAATTCTTAAATGCAAAAGATGCGCGCACCACTGGTGCCATAGACTGGATCTACTGGGAGCCTTATAATATAGACAATATGATCCAGAAGTCGCCCCGTATCAAACTTCCAGATGCCAACAATGGTCAGCAGATATGGGAAAAAACGGTGCAGCCTTCTTCCAATATTGAAATGGTACTGTGTGGCCATATTTCAGGCGAAGGGTATAGAAAAGATAGGAATGCCGCAGGTAAAACAGTACACCAGATATTATTCGATGCACAGTCAATGGGCGGTGGACACCGCGATGGCAATGGCGGCGATGGCTGGCTGCGTATACTGGAGTTTTCGCCCGATGGGAAGACCGTGAAAGTGAAAACATTTTCTCCTTTATTCGGCGTATCCCCTACAACACGGCAGTTTGCCTGGAAAAAGGATGCCAGGAACGAGTACACTCTTAAGTTCGATTAG
- a CDS encoding FAD-dependent oxidoreductase translates to MLKTFKEPAREIVVRKETDVLVIGGGPSGIMAALAAAEDGLNVMLVESRSFVGGNMTIGLPILGFLGQKGNQIIKGLPQKLIDRLKAVQASSEHRPCPLHMSLTLVEPEAVKTVGLQMLVESKVDVLFYAFCAGVVMEKDELKGVIIESKAGREVILAKTIIDCSGDADVAYRAGVPCEYGNEDGGVQPPTLMFCLGGVDTEKLRTSVAEEPRTYLTDFIPAEYFGQNNQFVLVGMRNLIKKAQDAGLTLATERTILITGLRKGEVWVNMTRVNGVNGTDPGSLTHGEIEGRHQILDIQQYLIEYVPGFENAYFLKTAPFLGIRETRRIQGHYTMTREDIMTCAHFDDSIAVASYPLDIHHPQGGGCTLEWCGDCYDIPYRSLIPQKVKNLIVAGRCISTTHEAMSAIRVMAPCMAMGEAAGRAAKMAVRQGIQPADIDVKKLQQELLEKGAYLRIEKEQLASSINS, encoded by the coding sequence ATGTTAAAAACATTCAAAGAGCCAGCCAGGGAAATTGTAGTAAGAAAAGAAACAGATGTACTGGTGATTGGCGGAGGGCCTTCAGGTATCATGGCTGCATTGGCGGCAGCTGAAGATGGATTAAATGTTATGCTGGTAGAGAGCCGCAGTTTTGTAGGCGGCAATATGACCATCGGCCTGCCCATACTCGGTTTTCTTGGACAAAAAGGAAACCAGATCATAAAAGGCCTCCCACAAAAATTGATCGACCGGTTAAAAGCAGTACAGGCTTCCAGTGAACACCGGCCCTGCCCCTTGCACATGAGCCTTACCCTGGTAGAGCCGGAGGCGGTAAAAACCGTTGGCCTGCAAATGCTGGTGGAGAGTAAGGTAGACGTATTGTTCTATGCCTTTTGTGCCGGCGTTGTAATGGAGAAAGATGAATTGAAAGGCGTGATCATTGAAAGCAAAGCGGGCCGCGAAGTAATACTGGCCAAAACCATTATCGACTGTAGCGGTGATGCTGATGTGGCTTACCGCGCCGGCGTGCCTTGTGAATATGGGAATGAAGATGGCGGCGTTCAGCCTCCTACCCTTATGTTTTGTCTCGGAGGCGTGGATACCGAAAAATTGCGCACCAGCGTAGCGGAAGAGCCCAGAACTTACCTGACCGATTTTATCCCTGCCGAATACTTTGGTCAAAACAATCAATTTGTATTGGTAGGCATGCGCAACCTGATCAAGAAAGCACAGGATGCGGGCCTTACACTGGCAACAGAACGTACCATCCTCATCACTGGTTTGCGCAAGGGTGAAGTATGGGTAAACATGACGCGGGTAAACGGCGTAAACGGCACCGATCCCGGCAGCCTTACCCATGGTGAAATAGAAGGCAGGCACCAGATACTGGATATTCAGCAATACCTCATCGAATATGTGCCGGGATTTGAGAATGCTTATTTCTTAAAGACAGCTCCTTTCCTCGGCATCAGGGAAACCAGGCGTATACAGGGACATTATACCATGACCCGCGAGGATATCATGACTTGCGCGCATTTTGATGATTCGATAGCCGTAGCCAGTTATCCCCTGGATATCCATCACCCCCAGGGAGGCGGTTGTACCCTGGAATGGTGCGGCGATTGTTACGATATCCCTTATCGATCATTGATCCCCCAAAAGGTGAAGAACCTGATCGTAGCAGGCCGTTGTATTTCCACTACCCATGAAGCCATGTCTGCTATCCGCGTAATGGCTCCCTGTATGGCCATGGGTGAAGCTGCCGGCCGGGCAGCCAAGATGGCTGTAAGGCAAGGCATACAGCCTGCAGATATAGATGTGAAGAAACTTCAACAGGAGCTTCTTGAAAAAGGCGCCTACCTGCGTATCGAAAAAGAACAACTGGCATCATCAATTAATTCTTAA
- a CDS encoding MFS transporter has translation MKQNDTIANKMGIPPSLLSGYLGILLFMMGDGMEQGWLSPYLIERGMSIQQNATLFTAYGVTIAIASWFSGVLAESLTPKKTMLIGLLIYLAGTAGFIGIGLDVLDFPTMLITYALRGFGYPLFAYSFLVWVSYVTPAGALGRAVGWFWFVFTGGLNVLGAFYSSWAIRELGHIPALWSAVFWVLLGALFALVLNKAPFRINEQAQKNKWKELIKGLTIVRTEPKVAIGGIVRVINTTAQFAFPVFLPTYMAGHGFNTTEWLYIWGTIFTSNIAFNLIFGFVGDRLGWRQTITWFGGVGCGLTTLLLYYMPQYSGGSYWLVMLAGIAWGACLAGYVPLSALVPSLVKKDKGAAMAILNLGAGLAVFAGPAIVGLFIGSVGAEGVVWILAGLYFTSAILTRFITLPSPATGHSAKTTVAESPVLSAGN, from the coding sequence ATGAAACAAAACGATACCATCGCTAACAAAATGGGAATTCCGCCATCCCTCTTATCCGGTTATCTCGGCATACTACTCTTTATGATGGGAGATGGTATGGAGCAGGGCTGGCTAAGCCCTTACCTGATAGAACGGGGCATGAGCATACAGCAAAATGCCACCCTGTTTACAGCTTACGGAGTAACGATTGCTATCGCCTCCTGGTTTTCCGGCGTGCTGGCAGAGTCACTTACGCCTAAGAAAACCATGCTGATCGGTTTACTGATCTACCTGGCAGGTACAGCTGGTTTTATAGGTATTGGCCTGGATGTCCTTGACTTTCCAACCATGTTGATCACGTATGCCTTGCGGGGTTTTGGCTATCCCTTGTTTGCTTATTCGTTCCTGGTATGGGTATCATATGTTACTCCCGCTGGTGCGCTTGGACGAGCCGTGGGATGGTTTTGGTTTGTGTTTACCGGAGGACTGAATGTACTAGGCGCCTTTTATTCCAGTTGGGCCATTCGTGAGTTGGGGCATATACCTGCTTTGTGGAGTGCCGTCTTTTGGGTGTTGCTGGGGGCCCTGTTTGCCCTGGTGCTCAATAAAGCACCTTTCCGGATCAATGAACAGGCACAGAAAAACAAGTGGAAGGAATTAATAAAGGGCCTCACCATTGTTCGTACCGAACCCAAGGTAGCTATAGGAGGAATAGTGAGGGTGATCAATACTACCGCACAGTTTGCATTCCCGGTGTTCCTGCCTACCTATATGGCCGGGCATGGATTCAACACCACCGAATGGTTATACATATGGGGCACCATCTTTACCAGCAATATAGCCTTCAACCTGATCTTTGGTTTTGTTGGCGACCGGCTTGGCTGGCGCCAGACCATTACCTGGTTTGGCGGAGTAGGTTGTGGCCTCACTACTTTACTACTCTACTACATGCCCCAATACAGTGGTGGTAGTTATTGGCTGGTGATGCTCGCTGGTATTGCCTGGGGTGCTTGCCTGGCTGGTTATGTGCCCTTGTCGGCATTGGTCCCTTCATTGGTAAAAAAAGACAAAGGCGCCGCAATGGCCATTCTCAACCTGGGTGCAGGCCTGGCGGTATTTGCAGGCCCTGCTATAGTAGGCTTATTCATAGGCAGTGTTGGCGCGGAGGGAGTCGTATGGATATTGGCTGGTTTATATTTTACCAGTGCCATACTCACCCGCTTTATCACTTTGCCTTCGCCGGCTACCGGTCATTCAGCAAAGACGACCGTTGCTGAATCACCGGTATTATCGGCAGGAAACTAA
- a CDS encoding MFS transporter: MKALLSPEKRRWFIVAIIFLAIVFNYVDRQIVSILKPILKAEFTLDDSGYAVILNIFTICYAIMYPVTGWMVDRFGARVVMFYGIITWSLACIGGGLSRTIGQFGFFRGLLGAAEPTNFPAQLKVIAVWFPGKLRATANSLCIAGSSIGAIIAPPAIAWLALTYSWHVAFITMGAIGILIAVLWKWVYRDPPPHILKEATTSASGEITQPFQWKQLWGTRSLWGVLLIRFVSDPVWYFCLFWLPGYLQEQSGFTLTQVGMFGWIPFLFADLGAIATSAWSDKLVRKGYAPLKARKVMLTRVAMLAPLCALTPYLTGAWATLAVFSIVAIACLSWLFTVSVVVAEAFPVKNVASVLGIAGGFGAMGAVLFNYFVGQFIGTLGAEKIFIAMAFLHPLAVLILWTMVRPEKPKAVPASMELNSKL; this comes from the coding sequence ATGAAAGCATTGCTTAGCCCTGAAAAGAGACGTTGGTTTATTGTTGCCATTATTTTTCTGGCCATAGTATTCAACTATGTAGACCGGCAGATCGTGTCAATATTAAAGCCCATACTTAAAGCAGAGTTTACACTCGATGACAGTGGCTATGCAGTGATCCTGAATATTTTTACCATCTGTTATGCCATCATGTATCCTGTTACCGGATGGATGGTGGACAGGTTTGGGGCCCGCGTGGTGATGTTCTATGGCATCATCACCTGGTCCCTGGCCTGCATTGGTGGCGGCTTATCCAGAACCATTGGTCAGTTTGGTTTTTTCCGGGGATTGCTCGGAGCCGCCGAGCCTACCAATTTTCCGGCGCAGCTAAAAGTAATTGCAGTCTGGTTTCCCGGTAAGCTGCGCGCTACTGCAAACAGTCTTTGTATAGCGGGCAGTTCTATCGGGGCCATCATTGCACCGCCGGCCATTGCCTGGCTGGCCCTTACCTATAGCTGGCATGTGGCCTTTATTACGATGGGCGCTATTGGAATATTGATCGCTGTATTGTGGAAGTGGGTCTATAGAGATCCTCCGCCACATATTCTGAAGGAAGCGACTACCTCAGCGTCTGGTGAAATAACACAGCCATTTCAATGGAAGCAGTTATGGGGCACCCGCAGCCTGTGGGGCGTATTGCTCATACGCTTTGTAAGCGATCCCGTATGGTACTTCTGCCTTTTCTGGTTGCCAGGTTATTTGCAGGAACAGTCAGGGTTTACCCTGACGCAGGTAGGTATGTTTGGTTGGATCCCTTTTCTATTTGCCGATCTGGGCGCCATAGCAACTTCCGCATGGTCCGATAAACTGGTAAGAAAAGGATATGCCCCATTAAAAGCAAGAAAAGTGATGCTGACCCGTGTTGCCATGCTTGCTCCTTTATGCGCCCTCACACCCTATTTGACCGGTGCGTGGGCAACATTGGCCGTATTCAGCATTGTGGCCATTGCCTGCCTCAGTTGGTTGTTTACCGTCAGTGTGGTGGTGGCAGAAGCTTTCCCCGTAAAAAATGTGGCAAGCGTGTTAGGCATTGCAGGTGGGTTTGGCGCAATGGGCGCCGTACTCTTCAATTACTTTGTTGGCCAGTTCATAGGCACACTGGGAGCGGAGAAAATATTTATTGCCATGGCATTTCTGCATCCATTGGCCGTTTTGATCTTATGGACCATGGTTAGGCCGGAAAAACCGAAAGCAGTTCCGGCATCGATGGAGTTAAATAGTAAACTGTAA
- a CDS encoding FGGY-family carbohydrate kinase — MKQQEAYLVLDIGTGNVRSAIVSPSGKILGVARADIRYYRDDLYPDSIYFKPDELWSQLRELTGEALKQAGAVTIKAATTTSQREGIVLIDQAGKAVIGLPNIDHRGREWEEKYLDKSRIYQLTGRYPTSLFSAYKLVGIRERRQDVWNGLACFLSISDWAAWELSGITLYEHSQASETLLYDVAAGNWSEELCALFGISQKILPPLSQSGSIAGTVKQDMAEQWGFNPAALVITGGGDTQLAIKSTSPSIGDVVIVSGTTTPVVKLEGDYITDQLERTWTSRDITKDRFVFEANAGVTGLNYQRLKEVFYPNEGYDVIERELAENNNKQCMTSLGSLIAGETKPVIRGGFIFPVPVSHELTRSSFVWATLMDIAFSIAENYKVLAEVSGHDAGYIWACGGGLQSSALRKLIAAVTGNEVRVRNGFEQASVVGAAILCNEALGVAVQREEAVLESSIATDQDAAMYKTFYEQWKATREQFRAVS, encoded by the coding sequence ATGAAACAACAGGAAGCATACCTGGTGCTCGATATTGGTACAGGCAATGTGCGTTCGGCTATTGTAAGCCCATCGGGCAAAATACTCGGTGTGGCAAGAGCTGATATCCGGTACTATCGGGATGACCTGTATCCTGATTCTATTTATTTCAAGCCCGATGAACTCTGGTCTCAGCTGAGGGAATTAACCGGAGAAGCGTTGAAGCAGGCAGGTGCGGTCACCATAAAGGCTGCCACCACCACCAGCCAGCGGGAGGGGATTGTATTGATCGATCAGGCTGGCAAGGCCGTTATCGGATTGCCCAATATTGATCACCGCGGACGCGAGTGGGAGGAGAAGTATCTCGATAAAAGCAGGATATACCAATTAACAGGTCGATACCCTACTTCTCTATTTTCGGCCTATAAGCTGGTAGGGATACGGGAAAGGAGACAAGATGTCTGGAATGGGCTTGCCTGCTTTCTCAGCATCAGCGATTGGGCAGCCTGGGAATTGAGTGGTATAACCTTGTATGAACATTCGCAGGCATCAGAAACATTGCTGTATGATGTGGCTGCCGGTAACTGGAGTGAGGAGCTTTGCGCCTTGTTTGGTATTTCACAAAAAATATTGCCTCCCCTCTCTCAGTCGGGCAGTATTGCCGGAACAGTAAAGCAGGATATGGCAGAGCAATGGGGATTTAACCCCGCTGCCCTGGTTATTACAGGCGGTGGAGATACCCAGCTGGCCATTAAAAGCACCAGCCCTTCCATAGGAGATGTGGTGATCGTATCCGGCACCACTACGCCCGTGGTGAAACTGGAAGGAGACTATATTACTGATCAGCTGGAAAGGACCTGGACAAGCCGGGATATTACCAAAGACCGGTTTGTATTTGAAGCCAATGCCGGCGTTACAGGTTTGAATTACCAACGGCTCAAAGAAGTCTTTTACCCCAATGAAGGCTATGATGTAATTGAGCGGGAGCTGGCGGAGAATAACAACAAACAATGTATGACCTCCCTGGGATCATTGATTGCCGGCGAAACCAAGCCTGTGATACGCGGTGGTTTTATTTTTCCTGTGCCTGTGTCTCATGAGCTTACCCGCAGCAGTTTTGTGTGGGCTACCCTCATGGATATTGCCTTTTCTATTGCGGAGAACTATAAAGTGCTGGCCGAAGTATCGGGTCACGACGCCGGTTATATCTGGGCCTGTGGTGGCGGATTACAGAGCAGCGCCTTGCGTAAGCTGATTGCCGCTGTTACGGGCAATGAAGTACGGGTAAGGAATGGTTTTGAGCAGGCATCCGTGGTGGGTGCTGCCATTCTTTGCAACGAGGCCCTGGGGGTAGCTGTTCAAAGAGAAGAAGCCGTGCTGGAAAGTTCCATAGCCACGGATCAGGACGCAGCAATGTATAAGACATTTTATGAACAATGGAAGGCAACAAGAGAACAGTTTAGGGCTGTAAGTTAA
- a CDS encoding 2-hydroxyacid dehydrogenase, protein MRVLITAPYHEKGLFDVKQDLGEVIYRPWKPNGRAYNEDELMALLYETEAEALITEHDHVTEKVITANAHLQFIGVCRGTPSNVSLATASRHGIPVFYTPARNAQAVAEMFIANVITFLRKTLPAISWLRGRNWNADAHTSYLEFKGNELAGKKIGIVGFGAIGQLIAKLVENYPCAIAYYDPYVNAAAFPAYQQLSLEELFSTCDIVSVHLPVTADTKGMINSRLFELMKPDAIFVNTARAVVVNRNDMYSALSGNKIKGAILDVFDNEPPDELDYKIIDLPNVLPTPHIAGATHEVEDHHVRILNEVLTEWFVHGNHSADRLANKEILSSYIQR, encoded by the coding sequence ATGAGAGTATTAATAACTGCGCCTTATCATGAAAAAGGTTTGTTTGATGTAAAACAAGATCTGGGAGAAGTAATATATCGCCCGTGGAAACCCAATGGCCGCGCTTATAACGAAGATGAGTTAATGGCCCTGTTGTATGAAACCGAAGCAGAGGCACTCATCACAGAGCATGACCATGTAACAGAGAAGGTGATCACTGCCAATGCGCACCTGCAATTTATAGGTGTATGCAGGGGCACCCCTTCCAATGTATCTTTGGCCACAGCTTCCCGTCATGGCATTCCGGTTTTTTATACACCGGCCCGCAACGCACAGGCAGTAGCAGAGATGTTCATTGCCAATGTGATCACCTTTTTGCGCAAGACCTTGCCTGCCATCAGTTGGCTGCGTGGGCGCAACTGGAATGCAGACGCCCATACTTCTTACCTGGAATTTAAAGGCAACGAACTGGCCGGTAAGAAAATTGGTATAGTAGGCTTTGGTGCTATAGGGCAACTGATAGCCAAGCTGGTAGAAAATTATCCCTGTGCCATTGCTTATTATGATCCCTATGTAAATGCAGCTGCTTTTCCTGCTTACCAGCAGTTGAGCCTGGAAGAACTTTTTTCTACCTGCGATATTGTATCCGTGCATTTGCCCGTAACAGCAGATACAAAGGGAATGATCAATAGCCGTTTGTTTGAATTGATGAAACCAGATGCCATTTTTGTCAACACCGCCAGGGCAGTAGTGGTCAATAGAAATGATATGTACAGCGCCCTGTCAGGAAATAAGATCAAAGGAGCCATCCTCGACGTGTTTGACAACGAACCCCCGGATGAGTTGGATTATAAAATAATTGACCTGCCCAATGTATTGCCAACACCCCATATAGCAGGGGCCACCCACGAAGTGGAAGATCATCATGTGCGCATTCTCAATGAAGTGCTCACAGAATGGTTCGTACATGGCAACCATAGTGCCGATCGCCTGGCCAATAAGGAAATATTATCATCGTACATTCAACGATAA
- a CDS encoding endonuclease/exonuclease/phosphatase family protein, giving the protein MSANRRKFLKGLSAAALLPVLPAFSSETEMAFSKTGSHRILSCNIRVALDEDEAKGLGWSARKDICLRIIKDRKPDIVGFQEVLKVQADDLRKYFSSYQLFGFDGPEMDEHTTGYYGIAKNPILFSKDRYELLTGGTYWLSEMPLVAGSKSWDTARARHANWVRLKEKKTGKELRIVNLHLDHISAEAKIQQAKMVVVESAQYQPDYIQILTGDFNSRFDSKVFESVRNGGWKESYETIHGEKEAGHTGHEFQGVNYDKANAKGRIDYIWYRGKIKPADAAIVKDAVNGKYPSDHFFLQADLIID; this is encoded by the coding sequence ATGTCTGCCAACAGGAGAAAATTCTTAAAAGGACTTAGCGCAGCTGCACTGCTACCTGTATTGCCTGCTTTCAGCAGCGAAACAGAAATGGCATTCAGCAAGACCGGTTCCCATCGTATCCTGAGCTGTAATATCCGGGTAGCCCTTGATGAAGATGAAGCAAAGGGCCTGGGTTGGTCTGCCAGAAAAGATATCTGTCTCAGGATCATTAAAGATAGAAAACCGGATATCGTCGGTTTCCAGGAAGTCTTGAAAGTGCAGGCCGATGACCTCAGGAAATATTTCTCTTCCTATCAGCTATTCGGCTTTGACGGCCCGGAGATGGATGAGCACACCACAGGTTATTATGGCATCGCCAAGAACCCCATCCTTTTTTCCAAAGACCGGTATGAGCTGCTTACCGGTGGTACCTACTGGCTTTCAGAGATGCCCCTGGTAGCAGGAAGCAAATCCTGGGATACAGCGAGGGCAAGGCACGCTAACTGGGTTCGCCTCAAAGAAAAAAAGACCGGTAAAGAGCTGAGGATTGTGAACCTCCACCTAGATCATATTTCCGCCGAAGCAAAGATCCAACAGGCTAAAATGGTGGTGGTAGAGAGTGCCCAGTATCAACCCGATTATATACAGATTCTCACGGGAGATTTCAATAGCAGGTTCGATAGTAAGGTATTCGAATCAGTGCGTAATGGCGGCTGGAAAGAAAGCTATGAAACCATCCACGGAGAAAAAGAAGCAGGTCATACCGGCCATGAATTCCAGGGAGTCAATTATGACAAAGCTAATGCCAAAGGAAGGATCGATTATATCTGGTACAGGGGGAAAATAAAACCGGCAGATGCAGCTATTGTCAAAGATGCCGTCAACGGAAAATACCCCAGTGATCATTTCTTTTTACAGGCAGATCTTATTATCGACTAA